In Schistocerca americana isolate TAMUIC-IGC-003095 chromosome 7, iqSchAmer2.1, whole genome shotgun sequence, a single genomic region encodes these proteins:
- the LOC124621910 gene encoding WD repeat-containing protein 18: MTDTTEVVITSDGSGQLWNACVWDPNNGTSLMYYKGGGVSAPHTLCLLGNDYLLSADNARPLIHAWPLNSQETINLGTGRMLCSGCVNALAVSPNAQYCAAGIAERLHIWQIASGRLMAVANRHFQDITCLKFTDDGTHIATGGEDCRVIVWPLAYLISQFANEMYSVPGEAEPRYTFFDHSLPVKDVFIGPGGMRALLVSVSFDRTCKIYDLASGKLLLSLLFDAPLTAVTVDGTDSVVFVGTNSGKIQEFNISHPPRDVHHVVNETPKKFVGHDKMITSLSSSIGGQTLLSSSTDMKVIVWDIPSGQCKRVLQHKGPVYNAFFTICPKQMFIEDWKPTVVLNGFQKSVDSENKCIEIMNKVDLCESPTLFDAVPMVAVAEAGSIKDEVIALKKINKDLYTFAINKLLDTASLESSTGNNGDSFNRGIKKKSVKRRRQDEK; encoded by the coding sequence ATGACTGATACAACTGAGGTAGTCATAACAAGTGATGGTTCAGGTCAGTTGTGGAACGCTTGTGTATGGGATCCTAACAACGGAACTTCGTTAATGTATTATAAAGGTGGCGGTGTCTCGGCGCCCCATACGCTTTGTCTTTTGGGAAATGATTATTTGTTATCGGCTGACAACGCAAGACCACTCATACATGCGTGGCCACTTAATAGCCAAGAAACAATAAATTTGGGCACTGGAAGGATGTTGTGTTCAGGCTGTGTAAACGCATTGGCTGTCTCTCCCAATGCTCAGTACTGTGCTGCAGGAATAGCTGAGAGACTTCATATCTGGCAGATAGCATCAGGACGGCTTATGGCGGTGGCAAATCGTCACTTCCAGGATATCACATGTTTAAAGTTTACTGATGACGGTACACACATTGCTACTGGCGGAGAAGACTGCAGAGTAATTGTGTGGCCTCTCGCTTACTTGATTTCCCAGTTCGCCAATGAAATGTACTCGGTGCCAGGAGAAGCAGAACCACGATACACCTTCTTTGATCATAGCCTGCCAGTCAAAGACGTTTTCATTGGTCCAGGAGGCATGAGAGCTCTGCTAGTGTCTGTCTCTTTTGATCGAACATGTAAAATATATGACCTGGCATCAGGTAAATTGTTGTTGTCTTTATTATTTGATGCACCACTAACAGCTGTAACTGTTGATGGTACGGATTCTGTTGTTTTTGTTGGAACTAATAGTGGAAAGATTCAGGAATTCAATATCAGCCATCCTCCTCGAGATGTGCACCATGTAGTTAACGAAACACCAAAAAAGTTTGTTGGACATGATAAAATGATTACCAGTCTGTCATCGTCAATTGGTGGTCAGACACTGCTCTCAAGTTCAACAGACATGAAAGTCATCGTGTGGGACATTCCAAGTGGACAGTGCAAAAGGGTGTTGCAACATAAGGGGCCTGTGTACAATGCTTTTTTTACCATTTGCCCAAAACAAATGTTTATAGAAGACTGGAAACCTACTGTTGTATTGAATGGGTTTCAAAAATCCGTTGACAGTGAAAACAAATGCATTGAAATTATGAATAAGGTGGATTTATGTGAATCACCCACATTGTTCGACGCAGTACCTATGGTTGCAGTAGCAGAAGCAGGTAGCATAAAAGATGAAGTAATagctctaaaaaaaattaataaagaccTATATACGTTTGCTATCAACAAATTGTTGGATACTGCATCACTTGAAAGTAGCACAGGAAATAATGGTGACTCTTTTAATAGaggtattaaaaagaaaagtgtgaagagaAGACGGCAAGATGAAAAATAA